GGATATTGCGTTGCCGCAACCAGTCCCTTGCGCATGATGATGTGGGGTTCGAGCAGCTCCATCACCGTCAGCGCCAACGGCTTATTGTGATGCAGCAGCGCCGGCACGAGGCCGGGTGCGAGTTCGGCCTGCTTCGACAGCGCCAGATATTCGTAATGGGCTCGCGACAGCGGCAGCGGCCAGCTCTCGCCGACCAGGCGGACATAGGGCAGCGCCTGCTTCACGGCGATGCCGCCCTTCGTGCCCTTGACGATGAAGACGAGGTTGAGATTGCCGTCGCCGACCTCGGTGATCGCCCAGGATGCCGGCCCGCCGCCAAGGAGCGCGGCGATATCGGGCACGCCTGCGAGATAGTCCCGCAAGTCCGCCTCATGCAAAATCCGGTAGTCCCCTGCCCGGTCCCCGCTCATGACGATCCCATCCCATGTCTGGGCCGGATCGTTACTCCCACTGCTGGGAAGCTGGAGCCGATCCCGGCCATTCTTTCGATGGGATCGTAATCACACTGCGCGCTGTCCGCTACCCGGTGCTTGGTGGCGACCAAACTGGGACGCTTGGTCGCGAGCGCTCGATCTGCCGGCTAGGAACACAAGCGGGCCGAGACGGTTTTGCCTTCCTGACCGTTTTGAAGGAGCTGCCGATGAGCCGCGGAATGCCATCCATGACTGCACTTCTGGCGATGCTGGCCATCGCCGGATATCAGAACCGCGACAAACTGGCGGAGCTGCTGAAAGGCGCCGGCGGCGGCTCTTCCGCGGGGGGCCAGCAGCCGCTCGGTGGCATGCTGGGCAATCTCGGCGGCATGCTCGGCGCGGGCGGAATCGGGGGCCTGCTCAATGGCGGAATTGGCGAGCTCCTGGAACGGTTTAACCAGAATGGGCAGGGCGAGATCGCC
This genomic stretch from Bradyrhizobium daqingense harbors:
- a CDS encoding YidB family protein, which encodes MSRGMPSMTALLAMLAIAGYQNRDKLAELLKGAGGGSSAGGQQPLGGMLGNLGGMLGAGGIGGLLNGGIGELLERFNQNGQGEIADSWVKPGPNKEISSPELKQAIGSDVLEKLAQQTGLSQDEIITRLSRELPTAIDKYTPDGRLPDA